In the genome of Streptomyces sp. SAI-127, the window ATCAGGATCCGCAGGTCCGGCAGCCGCCGGGACAGCTCGCGAGCCGCCTGGAGCCCGGTCATCCGTGGCATGGCGATGTCCAGTACGGCGAGATCGACCTCACGCGCGCGTGCCAGCTCCACCGCCTCGGCGCCGTCGCCCGCCTCGGCCACGACTGTGAGGTCCGGCTCCCCCTCGAGAATCAGCCGCACCCCCCGCCGTACGAGGGTGTGGTCGTCGGCGAGCAGCACCCGGGTCGGCCGGGACATCAGCGCACCCCCGCCACGACCGGTATCCGCAAGCGCACATCCGTTCCCCGCCCGGGCCCCGGCGCCACCGAGAACACCGCCCCCACCAGCAGCGCCCGCTCCCGCATGCCCTGTATCCCGGCCCCCTCGACCGCCCCGCCCAGCCCACTGCCGTTGTCGCGCACGAGGAGTTCGACACCCCCGGCGACCGGCTGGAGCCGCACCTCGGCCCGGTCGGCGGCGGAGTGCCGCGCGGTGTTGGTCAGGCCCTCCTGGGCCACCCGGTAGACGACCAGTTCCGACTCCTCGGTCAGCCGGGGCAGATCGCCCCCGACGTGATGGCGCACGGTCAGCCCGTGCGTGGTGAACTCGGCCGCCAGGGACCGCAGCGCACTCGGCAGCCCCAGCTCCTCCAGCACCCCGGGCCGCAGTCGGCGCGCGATCCGGCGGATCTCGTCCAGACCGGCCCGAGTGGCCTCCTGCGCCTGTCCCACTTCCTCCCGCAGCTCCTCCGGCGCCCGGTCGGCGACTCGCTTCAGCTGGAGCAGGACGGCGGTCAGCGTCTGCCCGACCTCGTCGTGAAGCTCCCGCGCGATGCGATGCCGCTCCCTCTCCTGCGCGGAGAGCGCGTGGGCAGCGCCGGTCGCCCGCTCGGCCTCCAGCCGGTCGAGCATGGTGTTGTACGTCGTGATCAGCGCGGCCGTCTCGGAAGGACCGGAGACGGGCGCACGCACCCCGGGACGCAGCAGATCGGCGGCTGCCATGGCCCGCCCCAGCCGCTGGAGCGGGATGAGCCCGACCCGCAGCACGACAGCGTTGGCGGCCAGCAGCAGAGCGAGCCCCCCGAGGACGACCACGGCCTCCCCCTGCCGGACGGGCGTCGACACGGTGACCGGCCCCAGCAGCAGCGCGGCGGCGACGACGAGGCCCACGGCGTTGAGCGAGAAGATCCGCCAGAACAGCGACACGGTCCTGCCCTCGCTCCTCTCGTACGACGCCCGAGAAGCCACTCTCGCCGGGCCCCGCCGCTCGCGTATATCCGTCACGTCACCCATATCGCCACCGTACGGGGACCTGGCAGCATGCGAACCCGGCACCCGTGATCACACCAACCACAAGGGGAAGAAACGTGTCTGCACCACGCCTGAGGGCGACGCCGCTGCCGGGGATCGGGGTCCAGTACGACCTCATGACCCGCGAGGACC includes:
- a CDS encoding HAMP domain-containing sensor histidine kinase, with protein sequence MSLFWRIFSLNAVGLVVAAALLLGPVTVSTPVRQGEAVVVLGGLALLLAANAVVLRVGLIPLQRLGRAMAAADLLRPGVRAPVSGPSETAALITTYNTMLDRLEAERATGAAHALSAQERERHRIARELHDEVGQTLTAVLLQLKRVADRAPEELREEVGQAQEATRAGLDEIRRIARRLRPGVLEELGLPSALRSLAAEFTTHGLTVRHHVGGDLPRLTEESELVVYRVAQEGLTNTARHSAADRAEVRLQPVAGGVELLVRDNGSGLGGAVEGAGIQGMRERALLVGAVFSVAPGPGRGTDVRLRIPVVAGVR